Proteins encoded by one window of Tunturibacter psychrotolerans:
- a CDS encoding DUF2252 domain-containing protein — METTQTVSAKESYVFGQQRRKQMRRMHHRTWTAKQRKESPLKLLEVSTRGRVPALVALKNQLMAASPFGYFRGAVPVMAYDLSLMQNTGICNQLCGDAHVRNLGAFAAPDGRLVFDINDFDETIVAPFEWDVKRMATSLVLAGRGAGAKSLHCREAATVFLEQYRMKMHAFARMPVLEVARYQVHRLGQVSPVAGILLMAERATPRHTLLTLTEVEEQKSVVKKGVKTGKVAKQVERPERVFRTIPPNLKRVTGGVAEQVVDALTLYAQSLQPERRHFLAQYRPMDVAFKVVGTGSVGLRDYVIYMEGKGPKDPLFLQVKEEVPSGYAPYVKGELKGRRARQHHGQRVVNGERAMQLQSDPFLGWTTMDGRDYLVRQLNDHKASIQLENLKSVGLLEYAGVCGEMLARGHARAGDSAMVAGYLGTSPRFDEAVAAFAEAYADQTELDWKQLVKSLKK, encoded by the coding sequence ATGGAGACTACGCAAACGGTGAGTGCGAAGGAGAGCTATGTTTTTGGACAGCAACGGCGGAAACAGATGCGGCGTATGCATCATCGGACGTGGACCGCGAAGCAGCGGAAGGAAAGTCCGCTGAAGCTGCTGGAGGTGTCGACGCGCGGGCGCGTTCCTGCGCTGGTGGCGCTGAAGAATCAGTTGATGGCGGCGTCGCCGTTTGGATATTTTCGCGGGGCAGTGCCGGTGATGGCGTACGACCTGTCGCTGATGCAGAACACGGGGATCTGCAATCAGCTTTGCGGCGATGCGCATGTGAGGAACCTGGGGGCATTCGCGGCGCCGGATGGGCGGCTGGTCTTCGACATTAACGATTTTGACGAGACGATTGTGGCGCCGTTCGAGTGGGACGTGAAACGGATGGCGACGAGTTTGGTGCTGGCGGGACGTGGGGCGGGAGCGAAAAGCTTGCATTGCAGGGAGGCTGCGACGGTGTTTCTGGAGCAGTATCGGATGAAGATGCATGCGTTCGCGAGGATGCCGGTTCTGGAGGTGGCGAGGTACCAGGTGCATCGGCTGGGACAGGTGTCGCCTGTGGCGGGGATTTTGCTGATGGCCGAGCGAGCTACGCCGAGGCATACGCTGCTGACGCTGACTGAGGTGGAGGAGCAAAAGTCTGTTGTGAAGAAGGGCGTGAAGACTGGCAAAGTTGCGAAGCAGGTGGAGAGGCCGGAGCGGGTGTTTCGGACGATTCCTCCGAATTTGAAGCGGGTGACAGGGGGTGTTGCGGAGCAGGTGGTGGATGCGCTGACTCTGTATGCCCAGAGCTTGCAACCGGAGCGAAGACATTTTCTCGCGCAGTACAGGCCGATGGATGTGGCTTTCAAGGTTGTGGGGACAGGGTCGGTGGGGCTGCGGGACTACGTGATCTATATGGAGGGCAAGGGGCCGAAGGATCCACTTTTTCTGCAGGTGAAGGAGGAGGTTCCGTCCGGGTATGCGCCGTATGTGAAGGGTGAGTTGAAGGGGCGAAGAGCAAGGCAGCACCACGGACAGAGAGTGGTGAATGGGGAGCGCGCGATGCAGCTGCAGTCGGATCCGTTTCTAGGATGGACGACGATGGACGGCAGGGATTATCTGGTGAGGCAGTTGAACGATCACAAGGCTTCGATTCAGTTGGAGAATTTGAAGTCGGTTGGACTATTGGAGTATGCGGGCGTTTGCGGGGAGATGTTGGCGAGAGGGCATGCTCGGGCTGGAGATAGTGCGATGGTGGCGGGATATCTGGGGACATCGCCGCGGTTTGATGAAGCAGTTGCGGCGTTTGCGGAGGCTTATGCTGACCAGACGGAGTTGGATTGGAAGCAGCTGGTGAAGTCGCTGAAGAAGTGA